One genomic segment of Chitinophaga sancti includes these proteins:
- a CDS encoding SGNH/GDSL hydrolase family protein, with translation MKNSRIPKLALLAIISLICGKAHAQKDTSWHWYTPAQIEGQAFSMATRYDRLPAKAAQTVPPKVWNLSRMSAGLSVRFRTSAPDIVVRYVVTGKPDMPHMPATGASGVDLYSIDPNGAWKWSAGKYNFGDTVTYRFSGMSRDVGEYRLYLPLYNTVKWLEIGTVGSDSIHFLPLRPDKPIVVYGTSIAQGACASRPGLAWTNQLDRMMDRPVINLGFAGNGKLDPPVTELLTEIDAKVYVLDCLPNISGLSYEEIFAKVLAAVEQIRKVKPNTPILLVEHGRIGGNDALENAYYSLQEKGVKQLYLLPVEQLGLGIESTVDGTHPNDIGMQQYANGYAQILRQIFHEPIGNINITIPCRQYRELIRYDWDLRHNTLLTMNKKNPPRVVIIGNSITHFWGGEPAGPIARGTDSWPSGARNMGFGWDRVENVLWRVYHDELDGFEAKKIVIMIGTNNLQMNTDVEIIAGLQQLVIAIKERQPMADILLAGILPRVNMADRVAKINKGIQQMAGMQQVSFINPGQVLLNADLKPDSTLFTDGLHPNSTGYSKLADYLRRYLQ, from the coding sequence ATGAAAAACAGTCGAATTCCAAAGTTAGCCCTGCTGGCCATTATCAGCCTGATCTGTGGCAAAGCCCATGCTCAAAAGGATACCAGTTGGCACTGGTATACACCTGCTCAGATTGAAGGTCAGGCATTTTCGATGGCTACCAGATATGACAGGTTACCTGCCAAAGCAGCGCAAACCGTGCCACCCAAGGTCTGGAACTTATCGAGGATGAGTGCCGGACTATCAGTGCGATTTCGGACTTCAGCACCTGATATTGTAGTGAGGTATGTGGTGACAGGGAAACCGGATATGCCACATATGCCGGCGACAGGCGCCAGTGGTGTGGATTTGTATAGTATAGATCCGAATGGGGCATGGAAATGGAGTGCGGGTAAATATAATTTTGGAGATACGGTTACTTATCGGTTTTCAGGCATGAGCAGGGACGTGGGGGAATACCGGTTGTATCTGCCGCTTTATAATACCGTGAAGTGGCTGGAAATAGGGACTGTGGGCAGTGATAGTATTCATTTTTTGCCATTGAGACCCGACAAACCGATTGTTGTTTATGGTACTTCCATTGCACAGGGGGCTTGTGCCTCCCGGCCGGGATTAGCATGGACGAATCAATTGGATAGGATGATGGACAGACCGGTGATTAACCTTGGTTTTGCAGGAAATGGAAAACTGGATCCACCAGTGACGGAATTGTTAACTGAGATTGATGCGAAGGTATATGTGCTGGATTGTCTGCCGAATATTTCAGGTCTTTCTTATGAGGAAATTTTTGCAAAGGTATTGGCAGCAGTTGAACAAATCAGGAAAGTAAAGCCCAATACTCCTATTTTATTAGTAGAACATGGAAGGATCGGTGGAAATGATGCACTGGAAAATGCATATTATTCACTTCAGGAGAAAGGGGTCAAACAACTATATCTACTCCCTGTTGAACAACTGGGGCTAGGTATCGAAAGTACTGTAGATGGCACTCATCCCAATGATATTGGTATGCAACAATATGCTAATGGTTATGCCCAGATCCTTCGTCAGATCTTTCATGAACCAATTGGCAATATCAACATCACTATCCCCTGCCGCCAATACCGTGAGCTGATCCGGTATGACTGGGATCTACGCCACAATACCCTGCTGACTATGAACAAAAAGAACCCTCCCAGAGTTGTTATCATTGGTAATTCCATTACCCATTTCTGGGGTGGAGAACCTGCCGGCCCCATTGCCAGGGGCACAGACTCCTGGCCTTCAGGTGCCAGAAATATGGGTTTTGGATGGGACAGGGTAGAAAATGTGCTATGGAGAGTGTATCATGATGAACTGGATGGATTTGAAGCAAAGAAAATAGTCATTATGATAGGCACTAATAACCTGCAAATGAATACAGATGTGGAAATCATAGCAGGCTTACAACAACTGGTGATCGCAATCAAAGAAAGACAACCAATGGCAGATATCCTGCTGGCAGGCATACTCCCCCGCGTAAATATGGCAGATAGAGTAGCAAAAATTAATAAAGGTATCCAGCAAATGGCGGGTATGCAACAGGTGTCATTTATCAATCCCGGGCAGGTTTTGCTGAACGCTGATTTAAAACCGGATAGCACACTCTTTACCGATGGCCTGCACCCAAACAGCACAGGGTACAGCAAACTGGCGGATTATTTAAGGCGGTACCTGCAATAG
- a CDS encoding GH92 family glycosyl hydrolase: MGARFAFHLTMLTAVTLFVKESSQAQDKDLTRYVKPIIGTAKMGHVYPGATVPFGMVQLSPDTDTIPYEMNGKYNPDVYKYCAGYQYSDKTICGFSHTHFSGTGHSDLGDFLIMPTTGQLHLNPGTADHPETGYRSTFSHDNETAAADYYKVKLDKYNITAELTATNRVGFHQYTFAEATDQAHIILDLMAGIYNYSNKNVWTFVRVENDTLITGYRQTNGWARTRIEYFAMSFSKPFYQYGHQNQTNDVYRGFWRKFDTNHNFPEMAGRQIRAYFDFKVAAGEKVKIKFALSPVSTEGALKNLREEAPGWDFEKVKQDGQALWNKELHKIDAQLLNDDEMVNFYTAMYHAFISPTTYMDVDGNYRGLDQNIHQAQNFTNYTTFSLWDTYRALHPLFNIIQPKRNADMAQSMLAHFDQSAQHMLPVWSHYANENWCMIGYHSVSVIVDAVMKGNAPFDANKALDACVTTARHRTYDGLGYYIDNGYVPEDKSGASVSKTLEYAYDDWCIAQLAKKLHRDDIYAEFIRRSENYKNVYDPASGYMRPRLSDGSFRKEFDPLKTDNQGFIEGNAWNYSLYVPQYPAAMIALRGDKKAFSRHLDSLFTMHLPDEFFAETEDITRDGIIGNYVHGNEPSHHAAYLYNWTGEPWKTQERVRMILKKMYKPAADGLGGNDDCGQMSAWYIFTSLGFYPVCPGSTEYILGSPAVKSAVLQLENGKTFTVEAPNQSETNVYVQKVVLNGKPVVSNSITHEDIMNGGKLVFYMGAKPKK; encoded by the coding sequence ATGGGTGCACGTTTTGCTTTTCACCTTACAATGTTGACCGCTGTTACGCTCTTTGTTAAGGAATCTTCACAGGCACAGGACAAAGACCTGACACGTTATGTGAAACCAATCATCGGTACTGCTAAAATGGGACATGTGTATCCAGGGGCGACTGTGCCTTTCGGCATGGTGCAACTAAGCCCTGATACGGATACCATTCCTTACGAAATGAATGGAAAATATAACCCGGATGTGTATAAGTATTGCGCGGGTTATCAGTATTCAGACAAGACCATCTGTGGTTTTAGTCATACCCACTTCAGTGGTACTGGTCACTCAGACCTGGGCGACTTCCTTATAATGCCGACCACAGGTCAGCTACACCTGAACCCGGGTACAGCAGATCATCCGGAAACGGGTTACCGCAGTACTTTTTCTCATGACAATGAAACCGCTGCTGCTGATTATTACAAAGTAAAGCTGGATAAATACAACATCACAGCAGAACTCACAGCTACAAACAGGGTCGGTTTTCATCAATATACTTTTGCAGAAGCTACTGATCAGGCACATATTATTCTTGATCTGATGGCAGGTATTTATAACTACTCCAACAAAAACGTGTGGACTTTTGTAAGGGTGGAAAACGATACACTCATTACAGGTTACCGGCAGACGAATGGCTGGGCAAGGACAAGGATTGAATACTTCGCCATGTCTTTCTCCAAACCATTCTATCAGTATGGCCATCAGAATCAAACGAATGATGTGTACAGAGGTTTCTGGAGAAAGTTTGACACGAACCATAACTTCCCTGAAATGGCGGGAAGACAGATCCGCGCTTACTTTGATTTCAAAGTAGCTGCCGGCGAAAAGGTGAAGATCAAGTTTGCATTGTCACCTGTAAGCACAGAAGGTGCATTGAAGAACCTGAGAGAAGAAGCACCGGGATGGGATTTTGAGAAAGTGAAACAGGATGGTCAGGCATTGTGGAACAAAGAACTGCATAAGATCGATGCACAACTGCTGAATGATGATGAAATGGTGAATTTCTATACGGCTATGTACCATGCTTTCATAAGTCCTACCACATATATGGATGTAGATGGTAACTATCGTGGTTTAGACCAGAACATACATCAGGCGCAGAACTTCACCAACTATACGACTTTCTCTCTTTGGGATACGTATCGTGCATTGCATCCCCTTTTCAATATCATTCAGCCAAAACGCAATGCGGATATGGCACAGAGCATGCTGGCACATTTTGATCAGAGTGCACAACATATGTTGCCGGTATGGTCACATTATGCCAATGAGAACTGGTGTATGATCGGCTATCACAGTGTGTCAGTAATAGTAGATGCGGTGATGAAGGGCAATGCACCATTTGATGCGAACAAGGCACTGGATGCCTGTGTGACCACTGCGCGTCATCGTACATATGATGGTTTGGGTTACTATATAGATAATGGTTATGTGCCTGAAGATAAGAGTGGTGCTTCTGTATCCAAGACACTGGAATATGCTTATGACGACTGGTGTATAGCACAGCTGGCGAAGAAACTGCACAGGGATGATATTTATGCAGAGTTCATCAGGCGTTCTGAGAATTATAAGAATGTGTACGATCCTGCTTCAGGCTATATGCGCCCTCGCTTGAGTGATGGTAGTTTCAGGAAAGAGTTTGATCCATTGAAAACAGACAATCAGGGTTTCATAGAAGGGAATGCGTGGAATTACAGTCTGTATGTACCACAGTATCCTGCTGCTATGATCGCACTGCGTGGAGATAAGAAAGCGTTTTCCCGTCATCTGGATTCATTGTTTACGATGCATTTGCCAGATGAGTTCTTTGCAGAGACAGAGGATATTACCAGGGATGGTATAATTGGGAACTATGTGCATGGGAATGAGCCATCTCATCATGCGGCTTATTTGTATAACTGGACAGGTGAGCCATGGAAAACGCAGGAGCGGGTAAGGATGATCCTGAAGAAGATGTATAAGCCGGCTGCTGATGGTTTGGGTGGTAATGACGATTGTGGGCAGATGAGTGCGTGGTATATTTTTACATCCTTAGGATTTTATCCGGTTTGCCCGGGTTCTACTGAGTATATATTGGGTAGTCCTGCGGTGAAAAGTGCAGTGTTACAATTGGAAAATGGGAAGACATTTACAGTAGAGGCGCCGAATCAGAGCGAAACGAATGTGTATGTGCAGAAGGTGGTACTGAATGGGAAGCCTGTAGTGAGTAATTCAATTACCCATGAGGATATTATGAACGGTGGTAAGCTCGTGTTTTACATGGGAGCTAAGCCGAAGAAGTAG
- a CDS encoding IS110 family transposase, translating to MPKKTSKKVANPGFVPMPVVNPNAAGIDIGDTIHAVAVPKDRDQQSVRVFGTMSCDLKEIVDWLEKCGIDTIAMESTGVYWKPLFNYLILYGFDVYLVNAQHVRNVTGRKTDQSDAEWLQQLHSCGLVKSSYLPENEQETLRTLVRHRRTLTEESSRFVLRMQKALEMMNIKLHTVISDIVGKSGTAIIEAIIAGERNAANFLPFLDYRIKASHEVIIKSLEGNWRAEQLFTLEENYISYKFFQQRIIACEKAIEAQLQRYAAIQNEGEIPLIETKKEDILSKAKKRSKNAPIFNTRSFLKNILRVDVLAIYGMSDICALEILSETGTDLSKWKSEKHFVSWLNLCPNTKKSGGKIISSKLMKKKPNSASQAFRMAANGVQRSDHWLGDYFRRMKAKGGNKYAIVATANKIATIYYKMVTNKVEFNPLDLQQYQEQRKNAKIAYLERKLESLKKHVA from the coding sequence ATGCCAAAAAAAACATCCAAAAAAGTAGCAAATCCAGGTTTTGTACCAATGCCTGTAGTTAATCCGAATGCCGCAGGAATTGACATTGGGGATACCATCCATGCAGTGGCAGTTCCCAAAGATCGAGATCAACAGTCTGTTCGAGTCTTTGGAACGATGAGTTGTGATCTAAAGGAAATAGTTGATTGGTTGGAAAAATGTGGCATAGATACCATAGCGATGGAAAGCACAGGGGTTTACTGGAAACCTTTATTCAACTATTTGATTCTGTATGGATTTGATGTTTATTTGGTCAATGCACAGCATGTACGCAATGTCACCGGTAGAAAAACGGATCAGAGTGACGCGGAATGGCTACAACAACTGCATAGTTGCGGATTAGTAAAAAGCAGCTATTTGCCGGAAAATGAGCAGGAAACATTGCGAACATTGGTTCGTCACAGGAGAACCCTTACCGAGGAAAGTAGCCGGTTTGTATTGCGGATGCAAAAGGCACTGGAGATGATGAATATTAAATTGCATACAGTGATCAGCGATATAGTGGGTAAGTCTGGTACAGCCATCATCGAAGCTATCATTGCCGGAGAAAGAAATGCTGCGAATTTTTTGCCATTTCTTGATTATCGCATAAAAGCTAGTCATGAAGTTATAATAAAATCATTAGAAGGCAACTGGCGCGCGGAGCAGTTGTTCACATTGGAAGAGAATTATATCAGTTACAAATTCTTTCAGCAACGAATTATAGCATGCGAGAAAGCAATAGAAGCACAATTACAGAGGTATGCAGCTATACAAAATGAAGGAGAGATCCCTTTGATAGAAACAAAGAAAGAAGATATTCTGTCCAAAGCAAAAAAGAGGAGTAAAAACGCTCCTATATTTAATACCAGATCATTTTTGAAAAATATTCTTCGGGTCGATGTCCTGGCTATTTATGGAATGAGTGACATCTGTGCCTTGGAAATACTGTCAGAAACAGGAACTGACTTGAGTAAATGGAAAAGCGAAAAACATTTTGTGTCCTGGTTGAATTTATGCCCCAACACTAAAAAATCGGGCGGAAAAATAATCAGCAGTAAGTTGATGAAAAAGAAGCCTAATTCCGCCAGCCAGGCATTCCGGATGGCAGCTAACGGTGTTCAGCGAAGTGATCACTGGCTGGGAGACTATTTTAGACGGATGAAGGCGAAAGGAGGAAACAAGTATGCTATTGTAGCAACCGCCAATAAAATAGCAACTATTTACTATAAAATGGTTACAAATAAGGTAGAGTTCAATCCTTTAGATTTGCAACAATATCAGGAACAGCGGAAAAATGCCAAAATCGCTTACTTGGAAAGAAAGCTGGAATCACTAAAAAAACATGTCGCTTAG
- a CDS encoding sensor histidine kinase, which translates to MQSDFQEIFPVVFTSIFLLVLLVGFIIIMLILNQKGRLAQAQELRLLKERYEQELLRSQLEIQENVFGHLSQEIHDNIGQSLTFVALSLLTVPVENNSEAHEYIEESRKALQKAITELRDLSRSLHTDRITEVGLGQSINFELERLRRTNLYETSFNFADIRNLLDHQTEIIVFRIVQEMLNNIVKHAKATKVEVRLSHNTDFIDLEITDNGIGFDQEALFADLNQHKGLGLRNIRKRASLIGGTFQINSAKNSGTAIRITIPVNKQSFHEHNQESEI; encoded by the coding sequence ATGCAATCTGATTTTCAGGAAATCTTCCCTGTAGTATTTACATCTATCTTCCTGCTTGTATTACTAGTAGGGTTCATTATCATTATGCTGATTCTGAATCAGAAAGGCCGCCTTGCGCAGGCCCAGGAGCTTCGATTGCTCAAGGAGCGCTATGAACAGGAACTACTCCGGTCACAACTGGAAATCCAGGAAAACGTGTTTGGACACCTTTCCCAGGAGATCCATGATAACATCGGTCAGTCCCTCACCTTCGTGGCCCTCTCCCTCCTGACTGTACCCGTGGAAAATAACAGCGAAGCGCATGAATACATAGAGGAAAGCCGAAAGGCGCTACAGAAGGCTATTACAGAGCTACGCGACCTGTCACGAAGCCTCCATACTGACAGAATTACGGAAGTCGGATTAGGACAAAGCATCAATTTCGAGCTGGAAAGACTAAGGCGGACCAATTTATACGAAACTTCCTTTAATTTTGCAGACATCCGGAACCTGCTTGACCACCAGACTGAGATTATCGTCTTTCGCATTGTACAGGAAATGCTGAACAACATTGTGAAGCATGCCAAAGCGACAAAAGTGGAAGTCAGGCTTTCACATAACACAGACTTTATTGACCTGGAAATTACTGATAACGGTATTGGTTTTGACCAGGAAGCCCTGTTTGCAGACTTAAACCAGCACAAGGGCCTTGGACTTAGAAACATCCGTAAAAGAGCCAGTCTTATTGGTGGAACCTTTCAGATCAACAGCGCTAAAAACAGCGGAACTGCTATCCGAATCACTATACCCGTAAACAAACAATCATTCCATGAGCATAACCAGGAAAGCGAAATATAG
- a CDS encoding response regulator transcription factor → MSITRKAKYSVAIADDHVLVRKALGRLINTFADYFILFEANNGEEVIKIINNRELQLPDILILDVNMPGMNGYETATWINNHFPQIKVLALSMLNDESVIIKMLKSGAKGYIMKNVEPDDLKEAFDSIIKKDFYLPDYISGKVISGLQKDVLSLSEKIELTPKEKTFLQYLCTELSYKEIAQKMFVSPRTIDDYKSSLCDKLKVKTRVGLVIFGIRYGLIDINTD, encoded by the coding sequence ATGAGCATAACCAGGAAAGCGAAATATAGTGTTGCCATTGCTGATGACCATGTACTTGTCAGAAAAGCCCTTGGGCGATTAATTAACACTTTTGCGGATTACTTCATTCTCTTCGAAGCCAACAATGGGGAAGAAGTGATCAAAATCATCAATAACAGGGAACTGCAGCTGCCTGATATCCTCATTCTCGACGTGAATATGCCGGGTATGAACGGGTACGAAACTGCCACCTGGATCAATAACCATTTCCCTCAGATCAAGGTACTGGCACTGTCCATGCTGAACGATGAATCAGTGATCATCAAAATGCTGAAATCGGGTGCAAAGGGATACATTATGAAGAATGTAGAACCAGATGATCTGAAAGAAGCTTTTGATTCTATTATCAAAAAAGACTTCTACCTGCCTGATTATATCTCCGGCAAGGTGATCTCTGGCTTGCAGAAAGATGTATTGTCTCTCAGCGAAAAAATCGAACTCACACCCAAGGAAAAAACATTCCTGCAATACCTTTGTACGGAGTTGTCTTACAAAGAAATTGCACAAAAGATGTTCGTGAGCCCGCGCACTATCGACGACTACAAAAGCAGTCTTTGCGATAAACTGAAAGTAAAAACCAGAGTAGGTTTAGTGATCTTCGGCATTCGGTATGGCCTGATCGATATCAATACCGATTAA
- a CDS encoding DUF2264 domain-containing protein, protein MNRRRFIQAVPIAGLATAVKPGNMLPSSVSPTNDRAYWASLLVRIAEPVLYNLSKGQLKKTMPLEVAPAYSKPVEKVTYLEAFGRTMAGIAPWLELGADQTEEGKIRGHMINLAQVSTAQAVDPSGPDYMNFTGRYDGQPLVDGAFLAHGFIRAPKQLWEPLPDKVKRQVVAAFKSLRSIKPGYNNWLLFAAMIETALLEFGEDWDAMRVDFAIKKHQEWYKGDGMYGDGTDFHFDYYNGFVIQPMLVDILKVLVAKGKANQSEYDQALERMQRYAVIQERLISPEGTFPVVGRSMAYRNAGFQPLVQLALHDQLPASLSPAQVRCALTAVKKRIFEAPDTFDQKGWMQLGFCGHQPEIADVYTSTGSSYLCTVAFLALGLPPGHTFWTGAPEEWTAQKVWKGKPVLKDHAL, encoded by the coding sequence ATGAACAGGCGGCGTTTCATACAGGCAGTACCCATAGCCGGATTGGCCACCGCCGTAAAACCAGGCAATATGTTACCCTCATCCGTTTCTCCCACAAATGACAGAGCATACTGGGCCTCGCTGCTGGTACGCATCGCAGAACCTGTATTGTACAACCTGAGTAAAGGCCAGCTGAAAAAGACAATGCCTTTGGAAGTAGCACCTGCCTACAGCAAGCCTGTGGAAAAGGTGACGTATCTCGAAGCTTTTGGCCGTACTATGGCCGGTATCGCTCCCTGGCTGGAACTTGGCGCCGACCAGACGGAAGAAGGCAAAATTCGGGGCCATATGATCAATTTAGCACAGGTATCTACCGCTCAGGCAGTGGATCCTTCCGGCCCTGACTACATGAACTTCACAGGCAGGTACGATGGCCAGCCTTTGGTAGACGGCGCTTTTCTGGCGCATGGATTTATCCGTGCCCCCAAACAACTCTGGGAGCCACTGCCTGACAAAGTAAAACGCCAGGTCGTAGCTGCATTCAAAAGTCTCCGTAGCATCAAGCCCGGTTATAATAACTGGTTACTCTTTGCTGCCATGATAGAAACCGCCTTACTTGAATTCGGCGAAGACTGGGATGCGATGCGCGTAGACTTTGCTATCAAAAAACACCAGGAATGGTACAAAGGCGATGGCATGTATGGTGATGGTACTGACTTTCACTTTGACTATTACAACGGTTTTGTGATTCAGCCCATGCTGGTCGATATACTAAAGGTACTGGTGGCCAAAGGCAAAGCCAATCAATCAGAATACGACCAGGCACTGGAACGAATGCAACGTTATGCCGTGATCCAGGAAAGACTCATCTCTCCTGAAGGCACATTTCCTGTAGTAGGTCGGTCTATGGCTTACAGAAATGCGGGTTTCCAACCCCTCGTACAACTGGCGCTCCACGATCAGTTACCTGCATCGCTCTCTCCTGCGCAGGTCAGGTGTGCATTGACAGCGGTTAAGAAGCGCATATTCGAAGCGCCGGATACCTTTGATCAAAAGGGTTGGATGCAGCTGGGCTTTTGTGGCCATCAGCCGGAAATAGCAGATGTCTATACATCTACTGGCAGCTCTTACCTGTGTACAGTGGCATTTCTCGCATTGGGTTTGCCTCCCGGGCATACTTTCTGGACCGGGGCTCCGGAAGAATGGACAGCGCAAAAAGTCTGGAAAGGGAAACCGGTCTTAAAGGATCATGCCTTATAA
- a CDS encoding glycoside hydrolase family 88 protein: protein MRKLLFLLGSVLLVIPVSAQVPVDKALKLAIQQYKQMMTHVPDSLLPRTTNNKTGKLVTAGTDWWTSGFYPGTLWYLYEYSKDKTIRQEARKRTTEVEKEQYNKTTHDLGFMMYCSFGNAYRLTKDPKDKQVLITSARTLCTRFNPVVGCIKSWDHGKWKFPVIIDNMMNLELLTWATKETGDTSFAHIARTHANTTMRNHFRPDFSSYHVIGYDPETGAVVAKNTAQGFADSSAWARGQAWGLYGYTMMFRETKDGAYLEQAKQIANYIIPHLPADKIPYWDFDAPDIPHAKRDASAGAVMAAALLELSQYTKNQTYWQTAEQILQTLCSDEYLAKEGANNNFILKHSVGHLPADSEVDVPLTYADYYFVEALLRYKKYSK, encoded by the coding sequence ATGAGAAAATTACTCTTCCTCCTGGGCAGCGTACTGCTCGTCATTCCTGTAAGTGCACAGGTGCCTGTTGACAAAGCACTGAAGCTGGCTATTCAACAATACAAGCAAATGATGACCCATGTGCCGGATAGTTTACTCCCCCGCACCACCAACAATAAAACAGGTAAACTGGTCACCGCCGGCACCGACTGGTGGACATCCGGATTTTACCCGGGTACACTATGGTACCTCTATGAATATTCAAAAGATAAAACCATCCGGCAGGAAGCACGCAAACGTACAACTGAGGTGGAAAAAGAACAATATAACAAGACGACACATGACCTTGGATTCATGATGTATTGCAGCTTTGGCAATGCATACCGCCTTACAAAAGATCCAAAAGATAAACAGGTGCTCATCACCAGTGCCCGCACCCTTTGTACGCGCTTCAATCCTGTAGTAGGTTGCATCAAATCATGGGATCATGGTAAATGGAAATTCCCTGTTATTATCGACAATATGATGAACCTGGAATTGCTTACCTGGGCCACAAAAGAAACAGGCGATACTTCCTTTGCACACATCGCCCGTACCCATGCAAACACCACCATGAGGAACCACTTCAGACCCGATTTTAGCTCTTATCATGTAATAGGATATGACCCTGAAACAGGTGCAGTCGTAGCAAAAAATACTGCACAGGGATTTGCAGACAGCTCTGCATGGGCACGTGGTCAGGCATGGGGATTATATGGTTACACCATGATGTTCAGAGAAACAAAAGATGGTGCATATCTGGAACAGGCTAAGCAAATTGCAAACTATATCATCCCTCATCTGCCAGCAGATAAAATACCTTACTGGGATTTTGATGCGCCTGATATTCCCCATGCAAAAAGAGATGCATCTGCAGGTGCAGTGATGGCTGCCGCATTGCTGGAACTGAGTCAGTATACAAAGAACCAGACCTATTGGCAAACGGCGGAACAGATCTTACAAACACTCTGCAGCGATGAATACTTAGCCAAAGAAGGCGCCAATAATAACTTTATACTCAAACACAGCGTAGGTCACCTGCCAGCAGATTCAGAAGTAGATGTACCGCTGACCTATGCAGATTATTACTTTGTAGAAGCATTACTCCGTTATAAAAAATATAGCAAATGA
- a CDS encoding LacI family DNA-binding transcriptional regulator, with amino-acid sequence MSKRTEKTIVDIAEELGFSVSTVSRALNDHPNISARTKEKVKKMARKLGYRPNAMAAGLRNNRSKTIGLLVPRISMFFPATISTVVQNKLQEHGYNVIICQSNDSYEQEVALTNTLYSARIDALAVSTTLTTTDFSHFDIFKDNNIPLVFFDRVPKDYDVTVVKGDDYLGGLTVTQHLIEQGCKDIVHISGPLTCNLYVERVAGFKHALQQHKIPFKKSRVFYQELTRDNAWQACEKIFAKQPYPDGIFAANDTTAITILEYCRKINVKVPEDLKVVGYSNDPRAEIISPAITSVDQFPALMGERVAAALLDLMQQPRQTPQQHAAEMVPIQLIKRASSEVKVTKRKKS; translated from the coding sequence ATGAGTAAAAGAACAGAAAAAACGATTGTCGATATTGCGGAAGAACTGGGATTCTCCGTGTCTACTGTGTCCAGGGCATTGAATGACCATCCCAATATCAGCGCACGCACAAAAGAAAAAGTGAAGAAGATGGCCCGCAAACTGGGCTACCGTCCAAATGCGATGGCTGCTGGCCTGCGCAACAACCGGAGTAAAACCATCGGTTTACTCGTGCCGCGTATCTCTATGTTCTTCCCTGCTACTATCAGTACCGTTGTTCAAAACAAACTACAGGAGCATGGTTATAATGTGATCATCTGTCAGTCCAACGATTCTTACGAACAGGAAGTGGCCCTGACCAATACCCTGTATTCAGCAAGAATAGATGCACTGGCTGTATCCACTACATTAACTACTACTGACTTCTCCCACTTCGATATCTTCAAGGATAACAATATACCATTGGTATTTTTCGACAGGGTACCAAAGGACTACGATGTCACAGTTGTAAAAGGTGATGATTATTTAGGTGGATTGACCGTGACCCAGCACCTGATCGAACAGGGTTGTAAAGATATCGTCCACATCTCCGGCCCACTCACCTGCAACCTGTATGTAGAAAGAGTAGCCGGGTTCAAACATGCCTTGCAGCAACACAAAATTCCTTTTAAAAAATCAAGGGTTTTTTACCAGGAGTTAACCCGTGACAATGCATGGCAGGCATGCGAAAAGATCTTTGCAAAACAACCTTATCCTGATGGCATCTTTGCTGCCAATGATACCACTGCCATTACCATACTGGAATATTGCAGGAAGATCAATGTCAAAGTGCCGGAAGACCTGAAGGTAGTCGGCTACTCCAACGATCCGAGGGCAGAAATTATCAGTCCGGCTATCACTTCGGTAGACCAGTTCCCCGCTCTGATGGGAGAACGGGTAGCTGCAGCATTACTGGATCTGATGCAACAACCCAGACAAACCCCTCAGCAACATGCAGCTGAGATGGTACCCATTCAGTTAATCAAACGTGCTTCATCCGAAGTAAAAGTAACGAAGCGAAAAAAGAGTTAA